The following nucleotide sequence is from Larus michahellis chromosome 10, bLarMic1.1, whole genome shotgun sequence.
GTGGCTGGGTCCCGCTCCTGCTGCCCCGCTGCTCCTTCTCGCTGGGCTAGCTGCTATGTCCCTcggaggggacagggagaagggGCTGTTGCGCCAGTCTGGCTGCTCTTCTCCGGGTTGTGAAATCTACCCCCATGCCCGGCTCCCCTCCGGCTGCCCGCAGACAGGGGAGCTGGGAGACTTCCCAGAGCCGCTGCGGGCTGAGCTGCCCCACGCTGATCCCAAACGCTCTTGTGTTCCTACAGCCCGCCTGACCGGGAGTCAAATGTGCCGGCCTCATCTTATCCACAGCCCCGGGATCCCTTGGCTGGACAGCAGCAAGGCGGCACTGTCTGCCCATCACCACAACCCCTGGACCGTCAACCCCTTCACCAAGACACCCCTGCACCCCTCGGCAGCCGGAGCCCCCGGGGCCATCTCGGTGTACCCAggcagcagcacctccagcactGCCTCCGTCTCTTCGCTCACCCCAGCCTCACACTCCAGCTCCCACCTCTTCGGCTTCCCCCCGACCCCTCccaaggaagtgtccccggaccCCAACTCCACCAGCGCTGCCTCCCCTTCATCCTCCGCCGGGGCCCGGCAGGAGGACAAAGACAGCATCAAGTACCAAGTGTCGCTGTCGGAGGGAATGAAGATGGAGAGTGCCAGCCCGCTCAGAAGCAGCCTCACCAGCATGGGGGCCCAGCCCTccacccaccaccccatccccacctACCCCTCCTACGTGCCGGCTGCCCACGACTACAGCAGCAGCCTCTTCCACCCAGGCAGCTTCCTGGGGGGCCCCGCGTCCAGCTTCACCCCCAAGCCGCGAAGCAAGGCCAGATCCTGTTCGGGTAAGTGTTGTACCCCCAACCGCGTCCCCGGGGTGGAAGGGCCGAGGTGAGGGCTGTGCCTGTCGCGATTGGCTTCGCTGGCTGTTTGGGGGTGAGGGTGCAGGCTGCTGCAAGGCTGGGCGCTTGTGTCGGCTCCCTTCGGGACAGAGGGGCAGGTGGCAGCTTAGTCCCACTTTTCCGGGGTTTTAAACTAAGAGACGGAGCTTCTACCAGGCTTCTGTGGGTGCCAACACATCCGCAGCGGCTGCTGAGCCACAGGGCACTGGCCTCGGGGCGCTCGGATGGAGCCGAGGGACACGGGGACCGGTGGGGTGCGAGCCGGGAGATCGGGTTGTACAAAGAGCGatttatatgaggaaaaaaaaatatgttttccttggAGAAAAAGCTGGACCCAGCCACTCGAGGGGCTCAGGCCTGACCCTGTTCCCCCAAGTCAGTAAACCCCCCGCGGATTACACTGGGGACATCCTAGCGATAGGTGTTTCTCCCTCAATAATTTCCACGTCTCTGCACTAACACGCA
It contains:
- the GATA2 gene encoding endothelial transcription factor GATA-2 isoform X4; translation: MCRPHLIHSPGIPWLDSSKAALSAHHHNPWTVNPFTKTPLHPSAAGAPGAISVYPGSSTSSTASVSSLTPASHSSSHLFGFPPTPPKEVSPDPNSTSAASPSSSAGARQEDKDSIKYQVSLSEGMKMESASPLRSSLTSMGAQPSTHHPIPTYPSYVPAAHDYSSSLFHPGSFLGGPASSFTPKPRSKARSCSEGRECVNCGATATPLWRRDGTGHYLCNACGLYHKMNGQNRPLIKPKRRLSAARRAGTCCANCQTTTTTLWRRNANGDPVCNACGLYYKLHNVNRPLTMKKEGIQTRNRKMSNKSKKSKKGSECFEELSKCMQEKSSPFSAAALASHMAPMGHLPPFSHSGHILPTPTPIHPSSSISFGHPHPSSMVTAMG